A stretch of the Flavobacterium aquiphilum genome encodes the following:
- a CDS encoding DUF3857 domain-containing protein, whose amino-acid sequence MNYKITRIVSLFFLFTTTFIFAQKSDYSALIVSDSLKENADAVVRLNQIDIVIASQRSMNIKTKRVVTVFNENGLDAVDANENYDKSSPVKSILATVYDAFGKEIKKIKRADFKDVSAVSGSTLFSNNRYIYLDYTPIQYPFTVVFESETETSNTAFIPQWMPLRDYAVSIEKSILNVSFPSNLGFKYKEFNFSNSIKKTIDSPTQLSYTATKILAQKEEVASPSISNLFPRVMMGLELFHLEGVDGNAKTWTEFGKWYNEKILQGTTDLPEETKLKIKALVGTETDPIKKAQIIYKYVQGKSRYVSIQVGIGGWKPMLAGDVDRLGYGDCKALSNYTKALLNVVDVPAYDVVLYGGSRKRNIESEFVSMQGNHMILAIPVDNKYVFLECTSQVDPFGYQGTFTDDRDVLVIKPEGGEIVRTKIYEDVSNTQVSKGAYSIDENGDFSGKIGIVSEGTQYNQKFNNEKLSPTEMEKFYKDYWSTINNLKIKKITFKNDSDKISFTENAEISAVNYGNVAANKMMFALNAYNPLKESVKRIRNRKNPLEIQRGSIDIDEIEIALPVNFLIEFLPQDVEIKGKFGEYKTEIIKKDNNNIVYKRKFLLKKGLYTNKEYDDFRLFMEQISRNDNAKIILTKS is encoded by the coding sequence ATGAATTACAAAATTACTCGTATTGTTTCCTTATTTTTTTTATTTACCACCACATTTATTTTTGCACAGAAAAGTGATTACAGTGCATTAATTGTCTCGGACAGTCTCAAAGAAAATGCCGACGCTGTCGTTCGCTTGAATCAAATTGATATTGTAATTGCATCTCAGCGCAGTATGAATATCAAGACCAAGCGGGTTGTAACCGTATTTAATGAAAATGGCTTAGATGCTGTTGACGCCAATGAAAATTATGATAAATCAAGTCCGGTTAAAAGTATATTAGCGACCGTTTATGATGCTTTTGGGAAGGAAATAAAAAAGATAAAAAGAGCCGATTTCAAAGATGTAAGTGCCGTTAGCGGAAGTACTCTTTTTTCTAATAACCGCTATATTTACTTGGATTATACACCAATCCAATACCCATTTACTGTTGTTTTTGAAAGTGAAACAGAAACGTCTAATACCGCTTTTATTCCACAATGGATGCCATTGCGTGATTATGCAGTAAGCATAGAAAAAAGTATTCTCAATGTGAGTTTTCCTTCTAATCTTGGATTCAAATACAAAGAATTTAATTTTTCGAATTCTATTAAAAAAACTATTGATTCTCCAACGCAGCTTTCTTACACAGCGACAAAAATCTTGGCTCAAAAAGAAGAAGTAGCGAGCCCATCAATTAGTAATCTTTTTCCAAGGGTGATGATGGGATTGGAATTGTTTCATTTGGAAGGTGTAGATGGTAATGCTAAAACTTGGACAGAATTTGGAAAATGGTATAATGAGAAAATTCTGCAGGGTACAACAGATTTACCTGAAGAAACCAAATTGAAAATCAAAGCATTGGTAGGAACAGAAACCGACCCAATAAAGAAAGCACAAATCATTTACAAATATGTACAGGGAAAATCCAGGTATGTCAGTATTCAAGTTGGTATTGGAGGTTGGAAACCAATGTTGGCGGGTGATGTTGACCGCTTGGGATATGGCGATTGTAAGGCTTTGAGTAATTATACAAAAGCCCTGCTTAATGTGGTAGATGTGCCAGCTTATGATGTGGTCTTGTATGGAGGCTCTAGAAAAAGGAATATTGAATCCGAGTTTGTTTCGATGCAAGGAAATCATATGATTTTAGCTATACCCGTTGATAATAAATATGTTTTTTTGGAATGTACAAGCCAGGTAGATCCTTTTGGTTATCAGGGAACATTTACGGATGACAGAGATGTTTTAGTGATTAAACCTGAAGGAGGGGAAATTGTGCGGACAAAGATTTATGAAGATGTATCTAATACCCAAGTCAGTAAAGGAGCCTATTCGATAGATGAAAATGGTGATTTTTCAGGAAAAATTGGAATTGTTTCAGAAGGAACTCAGTATAATCAAAAATTTAATAATGAGAAGCTTTCTCCAACCGAGATGGAGAAATTCTATAAAGATTATTGGAGTACAATTAATAATTTGAAGATCAAAAAAATCACTTTCAAGAACGACTCAGATAAAATAAGTTTTACTGAAAATGCCGAAATAAGTGCTGTAAACTATGGGAATGTTGCTGCAAATAAAATGATGTTTGCCCTAAATGCTTATAATCCATTAAAAGAAAGCGTAAAACGAATCAGAAACCGAAAAAATCCATTGGAAATTCAAAGAGGATCTATTGATATAGATGAAATAGAGATTGCTTTGCCGGTCAATTTTTTAATCGAATTCCTTCCACAAGATGTTGAAATTAAAGGAAAATTTGGAGAGTATAAAACTGAGATAATAAAAAAGGATAATAACAATATCGTTTATAAGAGAAAATTCCTTTTGAAAAAAGGTTTGTATACTAATAAAGAATACGATGATTTCCGTCTTTTTATGGAACAAATCTCAAGAAATGATAACGCCAAAATAATATTAACCAAAAGCTAA
- a CDS encoding bifunctional 3-deoxy-7-phosphoheptulonate synthase/chorismate mutase type II translates to MENKKEMRDWLNEFKLSHPFVIAGPCSAETEEQVLKIAHELKDSDVSVFRAGIWKPRTRPGGFEGVGEIGLKWLQKAKAETGLLMGTEVATAAHCKLALEHDIDVLWVGARTTANPFAVQEIADTLAGTDKIVLIKNPVNPDMALWLGGVERLYNAGIKKLGVIHRGFSTYEKTKYRNIPEWQIAIELQNKFPDLPLIIDPSHITGNRNMILEVTQEALDLNYDGMIIETHNDPDNAWSDAAQQVTPAALKQIFKDLKVRKVSGDTADFEQKMTKLRTNIDVLDANLLELLGKRMKVADEIGQVKKDNNVAILQNNRWNEIQAKMIAEGAKKGLTEEFIIKLFKGIHQESIEHQERILNS, encoded by the coding sequence ATGGAAAACAAGAAAGAAATGAGAGATTGGTTGAACGAATTCAAATTGTCTCACCCATTTGTAATCGCAGGACCTTGTAGTGCAGAAACTGAAGAGCAAGTTTTGAAAATTGCACACGAATTGAAAGATTCTGATGTAAGTGTTTTTAGAGCTGGTATTTGGAAACCAAGAACGCGTCCGGGAGGATTTGAAGGTGTTGGTGAAATTGGATTGAAATGGTTACAAAAAGCTAAAGCTGAAACTGGTTTATTGATGGGAACTGAAGTTGCGACTGCAGCTCACTGTAAATTGGCTTTGGAACACGATATCGATGTTTTATGGGTTGGAGCTCGTACAACTGCAAACCCTTTTGCTGTTCAAGAGATTGCTGATACATTGGCAGGAACTGATAAAATTGTTTTGATTAAAAACCCTGTAAATCCTGATATGGCTTTATGGTTGGGAGGAGTTGAGCGTTTGTATAATGCCGGAATCAAAAAATTAGGAGTTATCCACAGAGGTTTTTCTACTTACGAAAAAACAAAATACAGAAATATTCCTGAGTGGCAGATTGCTATTGAATTGCAAAATAAATTCCCTGATTTACCTTTGATCATCGATCCATCACATATTACAGGAAACCGTAACATGATTCTTGAAGTTACTCAAGAAGCTTTGGATTTGAATTATGACGGTATGATTATCGAAACTCATAATGATCCTGACAATGCGTGGAGTGATGCTGCTCAACAAGTGACTCCTGCTGCTTTGAAACAAATTTTCAAAGATTTGAAAGTGAGAAAAGTGAGCGGAGATACTGCTGATTTTGAACAAAAAATGACAAAATTAAGAACGAACATCGACGTTTTGGATGCTAACTTATTAGAGTTGTTAGGAAAACGTATGAAAGTAGCTGACGAAATTGGTCAAGTGAAAAAAGATAATAACGTAGCTATTTTGCAAAATAACCGTTGGAACGAAATCCAAGCGAAAATGATTGCAGAAGGAGCTAAAAAAGGATTGACAGAAGAATTTATCATTAAATTATTCAAAGGAATCCACCAAGAAAGTATTGAACACCAAGAAAGAATCTTGAATTCGTAG
- a CDS encoding pyridoxal phosphate-dependent aminotransferase — MITTAKRLDIIEEYYFSSKLREVRQLASAGKPIINMGIGSPDLKPSKAVMDAVILAMHDENAHQYQSYQGLPELRSGMADFYKNNYGVSLDPNVEILPLIGSKEGIMHISMAFLNEGDQVLIPNPGYPTYTSVTNLVGAVPVYYDLKEANNWEPDFEALEKLDLAKVKIMWIGYPHMPTGARGSLELFEKLVAFAKKHHILLINDNPYSFVLNDKPMSLLQVEGAKDVALELNSLSKTFNMAGWRVGMVLGSAKLIDSVLKVKSNMDSGMFYGIQKGAVEALKSDKSWFDSMNEVYKKRRVLTEQLAEKLGCEVYKEGVGLFVWAKLPEGITSAEDFIDKILYEKYIFITPGTIFGSNGEGYIRFALCVKEEKVQEAIDRF, encoded by the coding sequence ATGATTACAACAGCAAAACGTCTCGATATTATTGAAGAATACTATTTCTCCTCGAAGTTGAGAGAAGTGAGACAATTGGCCTCGGCGGGAAAACCAATTATCAATATGGGAATTGGGAGTCCGGATTTGAAACCATCCAAAGCCGTTATGGATGCGGTAATTTTGGCGATGCATGATGAGAATGCGCACCAATATCAAAGTTATCAGGGATTGCCGGAACTTAGAAGCGGAATGGCTGATTTTTATAAAAACAACTATGGTGTAAGCTTAGATCCAAATGTTGAGATTTTACCTTTGATAGGTTCCAAAGAAGGGATTATGCATATTTCAATGGCTTTCCTAAACGAAGGTGACCAAGTTTTGATTCCAAATCCGGGTTACCCAACTTATACTTCGGTTACCAATTTAGTAGGAGCGGTTCCTGTATATTATGATTTGAAAGAAGCCAACAATTGGGAGCCAGATTTTGAAGCTTTGGAAAAACTGGATTTGGCAAAAGTTAAAATCATGTGGATTGGTTATCCGCATATGCCAACAGGAGCGAGAGGAAGTTTGGAATTGTTTGAAAAATTAGTCGCTTTCGCAAAAAAACATCACATATTATTGATCAATGACAATCCGTATAGTTTTGTTTTGAATGATAAACCGATGAGTTTGTTGCAAGTGGAAGGAGCCAAAGATGTTGCTCTTGAATTGAATTCTTTGAGTAAAACATTCAATATGGCAGGTTGGAGAGTTGGGATGGTTTTGGGAAGCGCAAAATTGATTGACTCTGTTCTCAAAGTAAAAAGCAATATGGACAGCGGAATGTTTTACGGAATCCAAAAAGGTGCTGTAGAAGCGTTGAAAAGCGACAAGTCCTGGTTCGATTCGATGAATGAAGTTTATAAAAAACGTCGTGTACTTACAGAGCAATTAGCTGAAAAATTAGGATGTGAAGTGTATAAAGAAGGTGTTGGACTGTTTGTTTGGGCCAAATTGCCTGAAGGAATAACATCTGCAGAGGATTTTATAGATAAAATATTATATGAGAAATATATTTTTATCACTCCGGGAACCATTTTTGGAAGCAATGGAGAAGGTTACATCCGATTTGCGCTTTGTGTGAAAGAGGAGAAAGTACAAGAAGCGATTGATAGATTTTAG
- the rsgA gene encoding ribosome small subunit-dependent GTPase A: MTGLVYKSTGSWYTVKSEQGDFIECRMKGKFRIKGIKSTNPIAVGDIVDYELEESSDAVTGMIHNIHERKNYIVRKAVNLSHQMHIIASNIDRVFLLVTVNNPPTTFSFIDRFLVTAEAYGIEAILVFNKIDTLDEVTLDDQLYMQYVYQQIGYKCLRVSATEMKGVEELKGLMKGKVSMFSGHSGVGKSTLVNAMEPSLQLKTKTISEQSKQGQHTTTFAEMYDLSFDAKIIDTPGIKGFGMVDMEPSEISHYFPEFFKLKDQCKFNNCLHKEEPHCAIKAALERDEIAWSRYNSYLKILEGDDEHYRTDIYGDDRAASDKTRE, encoded by the coding sequence ATGACAGGACTCGTTTATAAATCGACAGGAAGTTGGTACACCGTAAAATCCGAACAAGGAGATTTTATAGAATGCCGTATGAAAGGGAAATTCCGAATAAAAGGAATTAAAAGCACCAATCCTATTGCTGTGGGCGATATTGTCGATTATGAACTAGAGGAAAGCTCAGATGCTGTAACCGGAATGATTCACAATATTCATGAGCGAAAAAATTACATCGTTCGTAAGGCAGTGAATTTGTCTCATCAAATGCATATTATTGCGTCCAATATAGATCGTGTATTTTTGTTGGTAACTGTAAATAATCCGCCAACAACATTCAGTTTTATAGATCGTTTTTTGGTAACCGCCGAAGCTTATGGTATTGAGGCTATTTTGGTTTTTAATAAAATAGATACTCTGGATGAGGTTACGTTGGACGATCAATTGTATATGCAGTACGTGTATCAGCAAATAGGATATAAATGTTTGCGGGTTTCGGCTACCGAAATGAAAGGTGTTGAAGAGTTGAAAGGATTGATGAAGGGTAAAGTAAGTATGTTCTCTGGGCACTCAGGGGTTGGGAAATCAACTTTGGTGAATGCTATGGAGCCTTCGTTACAGTTGAAAACCAAGACAATTTCTGAACAAAGTAAACAAGGGCAACATACCACTACTTTTGCTGAGATGTATGATTTGTCTTTTGATGCCAAAATTATAGATACTCCTGGAATCAAAGGTTTTGGAATGGTCGACATGGAGCCTTCCGAGATTAGTCATTATTTTCCTGAATTTTTCAAATTAAAAGACCAATGTAAATTCAATAACTGCTTGCACAAAGAAGAGCCTCATTGCGCAATAAAAGCCGCGTTAGAAAGGGATGAAATCGCTTGGTCTCGTTATAATAGCTATCTAAAAATCCTTGAAGGAGATGACGAGCATTATCGTACAGATATTTATGGAGATGATAGAGCGGCAAGCGATAAAACGAGGGAATAG
- a CDS encoding DUF4276 family protein — translation MSNFILTGLFTEGTTDNRFLESVVKRTLEDVAFDCTGDVDVELEIISISKTKLGFNEQVLEASKLAFEKYSILLLFVHTDADDKNDEYTFKSKIFPAQELLLSQKDATCCKNMVGIVPIQMTESWMIVDRDLLKSEIGIEESDAELGIHLDPETLKDPKGLIEGIIRLSKEGKTKRKRNKGLDISDLYQIIGQKVELSELEKLSSYLKFKNSLIEVLKELNFYHK, via the coding sequence ATGAGTAATTTTATTTTAACTGGATTATTTACTGAAGGAACTACAGATAATCGATTTTTAGAGAGTGTTGTAAAAAGAACTTTGGAAGACGTTGCTTTTGATTGTACGGGAGATGTGGATGTAGAACTAGAAATAATTAGTATTAGTAAAACTAAACTTGGTTTTAATGAGCAAGTTTTAGAAGCATCAAAATTAGCATTTGAAAAGTATAGTATACTACTTTTGTTTGTCCATACTGATGCAGATGACAAAAATGATGAATATACTTTTAAAAGTAAAATATTTCCAGCACAAGAATTGTTGTTAAGTCAAAAAGACGCTACTTGCTGTAAAAATATGGTAGGAATTGTCCCTATTCAAATGACTGAATCTTGGATGATTGTGGATAGAGATCTTTTGAAAAGTGAGATAGGTATTGAAGAAAGTGATGCTGAACTTGGCATTCATTTAGATCCTGAAACGTTAAAAGATCCGAAAGGTTTAATAGAAGGAATTATACGATTGTCTAAAGAGGGTAAGACTAAAAGAAAAAGAAATAAGGGTTTGGATATTTCTGATTTATACCAGATAATAGGTCAAAAAGTTGAATTATCTGAATTGGAGAAGTTGTCTTCATACTTAAAATTTAAAAATTCTTTAATTGAAGTATTAAAAGAATTAAATTTTTACCACAAGTAA
- a CDS encoding AAA family ATPase → MITYIKINGFKSFHNFEMEFTPFTVIAGANASGKSNLFDSLTLLSRLADSDNLKKAFNEQRGEFIELFTQYGDDNLANEIEFIVEMLVNKNVKDAWGNESILKYTRLRYELSIKRITNSSGIEDLLVSKENLIKLNHQEDKWINLIPKKTLEYWRPKVITGKRGIPYIETKTENGFLTVIVPQDGAGGVKRRFPLNNATRTVLSSFDTIDFPHVLAAKEEMKSWKFLQLNPEDLRQATSKNNGEDTISTSGKNLAAALYRIKQDDNYTLKEISRKLNKFLPNFTEVEVVDDKENKQYLIKLKDVEKKEFSSRVLSEGTLRILALCILEFDDKHTGLLCFEEPENGIHPFRIKAMTDLLKDLSVNFNEIEMPLRQVIVNTHSPVLVGNLMRWRNDNDVSIWYAQMRNTITAINNIRLKISTTKISRVIKDDSLHQLNLIFSEQDRKLTLAIVKDYLQTAEFEDNIV, encoded by the coding sequence ATGATAACGTATATAAAAATAAATGGGTTTAAATCATTTCATAATTTTGAAATGGAGTTTACTCCATTTACAGTAATTGCAGGAGCAAATGCTTCTGGGAAAAGTAATCTTTTTGATTCATTGACATTATTATCTAGGCTTGCTGATTCTGATAACTTAAAGAAAGCTTTTAATGAACAAAGGGGTGAGTTTATTGAATTATTTACTCAATATGGAGATGATAATTTGGCTAATGAAATTGAGTTTATAGTCGAAATGTTAGTAAATAAAAATGTAAAGGACGCTTGGGGAAATGAAAGCATATTAAAATATACTAGATTAAGGTATGAATTGTCAATTAAAAGAATTACTAATTCTTCCGGAATTGAAGATTTACTTGTTTCAAAAGAAAATTTGATAAAATTAAATCATCAGGAAGATAAGTGGATTAATTTGATTCCCAAAAAGACTTTGGAGTATTGGAGACCTAAAGTAATTACAGGGAAAAGAGGTATCCCTTATATTGAAACTAAAACTGAAAACGGTTTTTTAACTGTAATTGTGCCTCAGGATGGAGCGGGAGGCGTAAAGAGAAGATTTCCTTTGAATAATGCTACAAGAACTGTTTTAAGTAGTTTTGATACAATTGATTTTCCCCATGTTTTAGCAGCAAAAGAGGAGATGAAAAGTTGGAAATTTTTACAACTTAATCCTGAGGATCTGCGTCAAGCTACTAGTAAAAATAATGGGGAAGATACGATATCTACAAGTGGAAAAAATTTAGCTGCGGCTTTGTATAGAATTAAGCAAGATGATAATTATACTTTGAAGGAAATCTCAAGGAAGTTGAATAAATTTTTGCCTAATTTTACTGAAGTTGAAGTCGTTGATGACAAAGAAAATAAGCAGTATTTGATTAAACTTAAAGATGTTGAAAAGAAAGAGTTTTCATCAAGGGTTTTGTCTGAAGGGACTTTGAGGATTTTGGCTCTGTGTATTTTGGAGTTTGATGACAAGCATACTGGTTTATTGTGTTTTGAAGAGCCAGAGAATGGTATTCATCCATTTAGAATAAAAGCAATGACTGATTTGTTAAAAGACTTATCCGTTAATTTTAATGAAATAGAAATGCCACTAAGACAAGTAATTGTTAATACTCATTCTCCAGTTTTAGTGGGGAATTTAATGAGATGGAGAAATGATAATGATGTAAGTATATGGTATGCTCAAATGAGAAATACAATTACGGCGATTAATAATATTAGATTAAAAATTAGTACCACTAAAATTAGTAGAGTAATTAAGGATGACAGTTTGCACCAACTTAATTTAATCTTTTCGGAACAAGATCGAAAACTTACTCTTGCTATTGTAAAAGATTATTTACAAACTGCGGAATTTGAAGATAATATTGTTTAG
- a CDS encoding prephenate dehydrogenase has protein sequence MNIYVIGVGLIGGSIALDAKELNPDVKIFGIDSNEKHLQEAKALGVIDEAATFEDLSKADFVIVSVPVDTAIVVLPTVLDLISDSTTVFDVGSTKSPICEAVADHPKRRNFMATHPIAGTEFSGPSAAIKGLFKGKTNIICEVEKTAFKLQEKALLLFTAIGMRIRYMDPKSHDKHIAYVSHLSHISSFMLGKTVINKEKDEQDIFDMAGSGFESTVRLAKSSPAMWTPIFKQNKKQVVRTLEEYISNLSKFKELLVNDDYEAIYNEMQSTNRIKEILNGMNAKKQ, from the coding sequence ATGAATATATATGTAATAGGTGTTGGATTAATTGGGGGATCGATAGCATTGGATGCTAAAGAGTTGAATCCTGATGTCAAAATTTTTGGAATTGACAGTAATGAAAAGCATCTGCAGGAAGCAAAAGCGCTTGGAGTTATTGATGAAGCTGCAACTTTTGAGGACTTATCCAAGGCAGATTTTGTGATTGTTTCGGTTCCGGTAGATACGGCGATTGTGGTTTTACCAACTGTATTGGATTTAATTTCAGATTCGACCACCGTTTTTGATGTTGGCTCAACCAAATCTCCTATTTGTGAAGCGGTTGCAGATCATCCAAAAAGAAGAAATTTTATGGCTACGCATCCTATTGCGGGAACAGAGTTTTCGGGACCATCGGCAGCGATAAAAGGCTTGTTTAAAGGAAAGACGAATATCATTTGCGAAGTTGAAAAAACGGCTTTCAAATTACAGGAAAAAGCATTGTTGCTTTTTACGGCAATCGGAATGAGAATTCGTTATATGGATCCAAAATCGCATGACAAACATATTGCTTATGTGTCGCATTTATCACATATCAGCTCGTTTATGCTTGGAAAAACGGTAATCAACAAGGAAAAAGACGAACAGGATATTTTTGACATGGCAGGTTCTGGTTTTGAAAGTACCGTGCGTTTGGCAAAAAGTTCGCCGGCAATGTGGACACCGATTTTTAAACAAAACAAAAAACAGGTGGTCAGAACATTGGAAGAATACATTTCGAATTTATCCAAGTTTAAGGAGCTTTTGGTAAATGATGATTACGAAGCGATTTACAACGAAATGCAAAGTACCAATAGAATAAAAGAAATATTGAACGGAATGAATGCTAAAAAGCAGTAA
- a CDS encoding DUF3857 domain-containing protein, producing the protein MKKLTYLLLILFCLNANAQEFKLGKVSIAELEQKKHPKDTAAVAAILFKKGEVKFQYIQGEGFKVITEVAMRIKIYKKEGYDWANYAIRFLPGTGSIKENVLYSDAVTYNLVDGKIEKTKLKSEGEFEEKMDRYWSRKKITMPNVKEGSVVEFSYRITSNRIGTLREFYFQNDIPVDYVEYKTYVPEYFIYNSKMKGFITPQINIEKSPKSFVITSKERTGSGFNTTTTNFSTDKIEYIETKTTYITKDMPSMKEEAFVNNIDNYTTSLVQELSMTKYPNEPLKPYSTDWDAVVKTIYDNDDFGAELNKTGYFENDLKAVVAGLTTQDEIVSAVLNYVKSTVKWNEYYGYSCNDGVKKAYKDKSGNVAEINLMLTAMLRSAGLKANPVLISTRANGISIFPNHSAFNYVIAAVESNEGLILLDATSKFSTPNVLPFRDLNWMGRLIRKDGTSEEVDLMPKKASNNSVTMVYSVDASGKITGKLRYLRTDHNAMRFRSEIENVKEEDYLEKLENENEKIEIADYKRANEKDVKMPIVETCSFTGANLCEIIGEKMYINPLLFFTKEQNPFKQEVREFPIDYGFPFKDSYTINISIPSGYMIETLPKSTALNMEGNIGAFKFISQTTDNIIQLSISHQINTPIVSADYYSMLKDYYQGMIAKETEKIVLKRI; encoded by the coding sequence ATGAAAAAATTGACCTATTTACTGTTAATCCTATTTTGTTTGAATGCGAATGCGCAAGAATTTAAACTGGGAAAAGTATCTATTGCTGAATTGGAGCAAAAGAAACACCCTAAAGACACTGCTGCAGTAGCGGCAATTTTGTTTAAAAAAGGAGAGGTGAAGTTTCAATATATTCAAGGAGAAGGTTTTAAAGTGATAACTGAGGTAGCTATGCGTATTAAAATCTATAAAAAAGAAGGTTATGATTGGGCAAATTACGCGATAAGATTTCTTCCAGGAACTGGTTCAATAAAGGAAAATGTTTTGTATAGTGATGCAGTAACTTATAATTTGGTTGATGGTAAAATTGAAAAAACAAAGTTAAAAAGTGAAGGGGAGTTTGAAGAGAAAATGGATCGATACTGGAGTAGAAAGAAAATAACGATGCCTAATGTGAAAGAAGGGTCGGTAGTGGAATTTAGTTATAGGATAACATCAAATAGAATAGGTACTCTTAGAGAGTTTTACTTTCAAAATGATATTCCAGTAGATTATGTAGAATATAAAACGTATGTTCCGGAGTATTTTATTTATAACAGTAAAATGAAAGGCTTTATTACGCCACAAATTAATATTGAGAAATCTCCGAAGTCATTTGTTATTACCAGTAAGGAAAGGACAGGGTCAGGTTTTAATACAACTACCACTAATTTCTCAACGGATAAAATTGAGTACATAGAAACTAAAACTACTTATATCACGAAAGATATGCCCTCGATGAAGGAGGAAGCATTCGTAAATAATATTGATAATTATACTACAAGTTTAGTGCAGGAATTATCGATGACCAAATATCCAAATGAACCTCTTAAGCCGTATTCTACAGATTGGGATGCTGTTGTAAAAACTATCTATGATAATGATGATTTTGGTGCTGAGCTTAATAAAACTGGCTATTTTGAGAATGATCTGAAAGCTGTTGTTGCTGGATTGACTACTCAGGATGAGATTGTTTCGGCTGTTCTCAATTATGTTAAATCTACAGTAAAATGGAACGAATACTACGGCTATTCCTGTAATGATGGAGTTAAAAAAGCTTATAAAGATAAATCTGGTAATGTAGCTGAGATTAATTTAATGCTTACAGCAATGTTGCGTTCTGCAGGTTTAAAAGCAAATCCGGTATTGATTAGTACTCGTGCTAATGGTATATCTATTTTTCCAAATCATAGTGCTTTCAATTATGTAATTGCTGCAGTAGAGTCCAATGAAGGATTGATTTTATTGGATGCAACAAGTAAATTTTCGACTCCAAATGTATTACCGTTTAGAGATTTGAATTGGATGGGAAGGTTGATCAGAAAAGATGGGACATCAGAAGAAGTTGACTTAATGCCTAAAAAAGCTTCAAATAATAGTGTAACAATGGTGTATTCAGTTGACGCTTCAGGTAAAATTACTGGTAAATTAAGATATTTACGGACAGATCACAACGCTATGAGGTTTAGATCTGAGATTGAAAATGTTAAGGAAGAAGATTATTTGGAAAAGTTGGAAAATGAAAATGAAAAAATTGAAATTGCTGATTATAAAAGAGCAAACGAAAAGGATGTAAAAATGCCTATAGTAGAAACCTGTTCTTTTACTGGGGCTAATTTATGTGAAATTATAGGTGAAAAGATGTATATCAACCCATTGTTGTTCTTTACCAAAGAACAAAATCCATTCAAGCAAGAGGTGAGGGAATTTCCTATTGACTATGGTTTTCCGTTTAAAGACAGTTATACAATCAACATTAGTATTCCTTCAGGATATATGATAGAAACACTTCCAAAATCTACAGCTCTTAATATGGAAGGAAATATTGGAGCCTTTAAATTTATTTCACAAACCACAGATAATATTATTCAGTTATCTATTAGTCATCAAATTAATACTCCAATTGTTTCTGCAGACTATTATTCGATGTTGAAAGATTATTATCAGGGAATGATTGCCAAAGAAACCGAAAAAATCGTTTTAAAAAGAATATAA
- the dtd gene encoding D-aminoacyl-tRNA deacylase, producing MRLVIQRVSEASVTVDGQKTADIQKGLLILVGIEDADSQEDIDWLVGKIVKLRIFGDENDVMNCSVQDVDGEIIVVSQFTLHASTKKGNRPSYIKASKPDFAIPMYEAFVKSLEKDFGKKVQTGIFGADMKVLLLNDGPVTIIIDSKNKE from the coding sequence ATGAGATTAGTAATTCAAAGAGTTTCGGAAGCATCGGTAACTGTTGACGGTCAAAAAACGGCCGATATCCAAAAAGGTTTGTTGATCTTAGTTGGAATAGAAGATGCCGATAGCCAAGAAGACATTGATTGGCTTGTTGGGAAGATTGTTAAATTGAGAATTTTTGGTGATGAGAACGATGTTATGAACTGCTCGGTTCAGGATGTTGACGGCGAAATAATTGTTGTTAGTCAGTTTACGCTTCACGCTTCTACAAAAAAAGGGAATCGTCCATCGTATATAAAAGCTTCAAAGCCAGACTTCGCAATTCCTATGTATGAGGCTTTCGTAAAATCTCTTGAAAAAGACTTTGGGAAAAAAGTACAGACCGGAATTTTTGGTGCCGATATGAAGGTTTTATTGCTCAATGACGGTCCTGTTACAATCATAATTGACAGTAAAAATAAAGAATAA